One Chlamydiota bacterium DNA window includes the following coding sequences:
- a CDS encoding DUF72 domain-containing protein encodes MDPYIGPAGWDYADWRGAVYPSPAPRGFDPLAYLSRYFDCIEVNSTFYRIPSPRAAADWARRTQGRGRFLFTAKLHRAVTHEEGAFPVAEAERFRLGITPLLEAGALGCLLAQFPWSFRDTAAARARLSRIADAFPGAPLAVEVRHKSWDTPAARRFFAERGMGLCAIDQPRFPSSMPPVAHRTARVGYVRLHGRNRENWFREGAGRDARYDYLYAPEELDPWAARIRGYAAGEGRVFVILNNHYRGKAVCNALEFAARLRGGRVAVPPPLLEAFPRLRAIASCAPPEALPGLGREEIICR; translated from the coding sequence ATGGACCCGTACATCGGTCCCGCCGGCTGGGACTACGCGGACTGGCGCGGCGCCGTCTACCCCTCGCCCGCGCCGCGTGGATTCGACCCGCTCGCCTACCTGTCCCGCTATTTCGACTGCATTGAGGTGAACTCCACCTTCTACCGGATCCCTTCGCCCCGGGCGGCAGCGGACTGGGCGAGGAGGACGCAGGGGCGGGGGCGCTTCCTGTTCACCGCCAAGCTGCACCGCGCCGTCACGCACGAGGAAGGCGCCTTCCCCGTTGCCGAGGCGGAGAGGTTCCGTCTAGGGATAACCCCGCTCCTCGAGGCCGGCGCGCTCGGCTGTCTCCTCGCCCAGTTTCCCTGGTCGTTCAGGGACACCGCCGCTGCCCGGGCTCGTCTGTCGCGGATCGCCGACGCGTTCCCCGGCGCGCCGCTTGCGGTGGAGGTGCGGCACAAATCCTGGGACACGCCCGCGGCGCGCCGCTTCTTCGCGGAACGGGGGATGGGCCTCTGCGCGATCGACCAGCCGCGGTTCCCCTCGTCGATGCCCCCGGTCGCCCACCGCACCGCGCGCGTCGGCTACGTCCGCCTCCACGGCCGTAACCGCGAGAACTGGTTCCGCGAGGGGGCGGGGCGGGACGCCCGGTACGACTACCTGTACGCTCCGGAGGAGCTCGATCCGTGGGCGGCGCGCATACGGGGTTACGCGGCGGGAGAGGGGCGGGTCTTCGTCATACTGAACAACCATTACCGGGGGAAGGCGGTCTGCAACGCGCTGGAGTTTGCGGCGCGCCTTCGGGGGGGGCGCGTCGCCGTCCCCCCGCCGCTGCTGGAGGCGTTCCCGCGGCTGCGGGCGATCGCCTCCTGCGCGCCGCCCGAGGCGCTGCCCGGGCTCGGCCGCGAAGAAATAATTTGCCGTTGA
- a CDS encoding histidine--tRNA ligase, with translation MNLLKPRGTFDVLPDEAARWRGVEEAARRVAGLYGFGEIRTPIFESTDLFVRGVGEATDIVRKEMYTFKDGSGRSLTLRPEGTAPVIRAYLENSLGRADTPARLYYLGPVFRYEKPQAGRYRQHHQFGAETIGAAAPAADAETIQMLLQFYAMLGIERVATMINSVGCRQCRPGYGAALAAHLAERKAALCGDCRRRAETNPLRVFDCKQPGCAEIIAAAPRVKEHVCARCRGHFDAVLGLLDEAGVRYTVKPELVRGLDYYTRTTFEIVAGELGAQNAVGGGGRYDDLVELLGGPPTPAVGFGTGIERVLMVMKEQGAASRDAGGVTVAVVAWEPDAMPVARRMLRELRAAGVGAEMDGEGGSLKSQMRRAGRRGIPFALLLGARERARGAATLKEMRTGQEREMPLDRVPAELAGLCGGGGGGR, from the coding sequence ATGAACCTGCTCAAACCGAGGGGAACCTTCGACGTGCTGCCCGACGAGGCGGCGCGATGGCGCGGCGTCGAGGAGGCGGCGCGCCGCGTCGCGGGGCTCTACGGGTTCGGCGAGATCCGGACCCCGATCTTCGAGAGCACCGACCTGTTCGTGAGGGGCGTCGGGGAAGCCACGGATATCGTGCGGAAGGAGATGTACACCTTCAAGGACGGCTCGGGCCGCAGCCTCACCCTCCGGCCCGAGGGGACCGCCCCGGTGATACGGGCCTATCTCGAGAACTCGCTCGGCCGCGCCGATACGCCCGCCCGGCTCTATTACCTCGGCCCCGTCTTCCGCTACGAAAAACCGCAGGCGGGGAGGTACCGGCAGCACCATCAGTTCGGGGCGGAGACGATCGGCGCCGCCGCGCCGGCAGCCGACGCCGAGACGATCCAGATGCTGCTGCAGTTCTACGCGATGCTCGGCATCGAGCGGGTCGCCACGATGATCAACAGCGTCGGCTGCCGGCAGTGCCGCCCCGGGTACGGCGCGGCCCTCGCCGCCCACCTCGCGGAGAGAAAGGCGGCGCTCTGCGGGGACTGCCGCCGGCGCGCCGAGACGAACCCGCTCAGGGTCTTCGACTGCAAGCAGCCCGGCTGCGCGGAGATCATCGCCGCGGCCCCGCGGGTGAAGGAGCACGTCTGCGCCCGGTGCCGCGGCCATTTCGACGCGGTGCTCGGCCTCCTCGACGAGGCCGGCGTCCGCTACACCGTGAAACCGGAGCTCGTGCGGGGGCTGGACTACTACACGCGCACGACCTTTGAGATCGTCGCCGGGGAGCTCGGCGCGCAGAACGCGGTGGGGGGCGGGGGGCGCTACGACGACCTCGTGGAACTGCTCGGAGGACCCCCGACGCCGGCGGTGGGGTTCGGCACCGGGATCGAGCGGGTGCTGATGGTGATGAAGGAGCAGGGGGCCGCCTCCCGGGACGCGGGCGGCGTCACGGTCGCCGTGGTGGCGTGGGAACCCGACGCGATGCCCGTCGCGCGCCGGATGCTCAGGGAGCTCAGGGCGGCGGGCGTCGGGGCCGAGATGGACGGGGAGGGGGGGAGCCTGAAGAGCCAGATGCGCCGCGCCGGGCGGCGCGGGATCCCGTTCGCGCTCCTTCTCGGCGCGCGGGAGCGGGCGCGCGGCGCCGCGACGCTGAAGGAGATGCGGACCGGGCAGGAGCGGGAGATGCCGCTCGACCGCGTCCCCGCGGAGCTCGCGGGGCTGTGCGGCGGCGGGGGCGGCGGGCGATGA
- the nagZ gene encoding beta-N-acetylhexosaminidase: MRRHGERFMFGFEGKASSASLEDMIAGRRVSGIVLFSRNIRDARQLAALCAEMQAMRKKVSELPLLIAIDHEGGAVHRIPRGATRFPSAMAIAATGRVEFAERVGRCAACELRALGVNMIFAPVLDVNTNKNNPIIGVRAFGDDPEIVASFGTAMIRGMEGAGIAAVAKHFPGLGFAEQDPHLEMPVISRDAEELQRQDFIPFMRAAEAGVSGMMVSHARYPSLSARPASLSQAVIRDLLRRRIGFEGVVITDDLGMEAIQEHRDAGSAAVKACGAGADLLLLCHSGTEQINAMADLANAISTSKLRSDQIKGSLKRLRDFKEKLRARLTGPPPAAGEEGEALAREIAESALTLVGDREKVLPLRLETGRRLLVFFPQAGPLTPVEDEVPALDRLAEIIRLRHPSAEMVTFPLSPSRRDLDAARQALGDADAAVVCTLNAHLHRAQTELVDEIAASGKPAAFIAVRNPYDAELYPPHAARLAAYGTDRHTLEAVGKALFGELAPRGKCPVALRV; this comes from the coding sequence ATGAGACGGCACGGCGAGCGGTTCATGTTCGGATTCGAAGGGAAGGCGTCCAGCGCCTCCCTCGAGGATATGATCGCCGGGCGGCGCGTGAGCGGGATCGTCCTCTTCTCCAGGAACATCCGCGACGCGCGCCAGCTCGCGGCGCTCTGCGCCGAGATGCAGGCGATGCGGAAAAAGGTGAGCGAGCTTCCCCTGCTGATCGCGATCGACCACGAAGGCGGCGCCGTTCACCGCATCCCCCGGGGGGCGACGCGCTTTCCGTCCGCGATGGCGATCGCCGCCACCGGCCGCGTCGAGTTCGCCGAACGCGTCGGGCGCTGCGCGGCGTGCGAGCTGCGGGCGCTCGGGGTGAACATGATCTTTGCGCCGGTGCTCGACGTGAACACCAACAAGAACAACCCGATCATCGGGGTCAGGGCGTTCGGCGACGACCCGGAGATTGTCGCCTCCTTTGGCACGGCGATGATCAGGGGGATGGAGGGGGCGGGGATCGCCGCCGTCGCGAAGCATTTCCCCGGCCTCGGGTTCGCGGAGCAGGACCCGCACCTGGAGATGCCGGTCATCTCCAGGGATGCCGAGGAGCTGCAGCGGCAGGATTTCATTCCGTTCATGCGCGCCGCGGAGGCGGGCGTCTCCGGGATGATGGTCAGCCACGCCCGCTACCCGTCCCTCTCGGCGCGCCCGGCGAGCCTCTCGCAAGCGGTGATCAGGGACCTGCTGCGCCGGCGGATCGGCTTCGAGGGGGTCGTGATCACCGATGACCTCGGGATGGAGGCGATACAGGAGCACCGCGACGCCGGCTCCGCGGCCGTCAAGGCCTGCGGGGCCGGGGCCGACCTCCTCCTCCTCTGCCACTCCGGCACCGAACAGATCAACGCGATGGCGGATCTCGCCAACGCGATCAGCACCTCGAAACTCCGCTCCGACCAGATCAAGGGGAGTCTCAAGCGGCTCCGCGACTTCAAGGAGAAGCTCCGCGCGCGTCTCACCGGTCCGCCTCCCGCGGCGGGCGAGGAGGGGGAGGCGCTGGCCCGGGAGATCGCGGAGTCGGCCCTGACGCTCGTCGGGGACCGCGAGAAGGTGCTGCCGCTGCGTCTGGAGACGGGACGGAGACTGCTCGTCTTCTTCCCCCAGGCCGGGCCGCTCACCCCCGTTGAGGACGAGGTCCCCGCGCTCGACCGGCTGGCGGAGATCATCCGCCTCCGCCACCCGTCCGCCGAGATGGTCACGTTCCCCCTCTCCCCCTCCCGCCGGGATCTCGACGCGGCCCGGCAGGCCCTCGGGGATGCCGACGCGGCGGTCGTCTGCACCCTCAACGCCCACCTCCACCGCGCGCAGACGGAACTGGTCGACGAGATCGCGGCCTCCGGGAAGCCCGCCGCGTTCATCGCGGTCCGCAACCCGTATGACGCCGAACTCTATCCCCCGCACGCCGCCCGCCTCGCGGCATACGGGACGGACCGTCACACGCTGGAGGCGGTCGGGAAGGCGCTCTTCGGCGAACTCGCCCCCCGCGGGAAATGCCCGGTGGCGCTGAGGGTATAG
- a CDS encoding integration host factor subunit beta: MTKRELAIRISTETGLTQLAVREVIQKLLDYIVESMEKGEAVELRNFGVFRVRTRKARLGRNPNKPDQEVRIPAKRVPDFKPGRIMKARVEKPA; the protein is encoded by the coding sequence ATGACGAAGAGGGAGTTGGCGATCCGGATCTCCACGGAGACCGGCCTGACCCAGCTTGCGGTCAGGGAGGTGATCCAGAAGCTGCTCGACTACATCGTCGAGAGCATGGAGAAGGGCGAGGCGGTGGAGCTGAGGAACTTCGGCGTGTTCCGGGTCCGCACCCGGAAGGCGCGGCTCGGGCGCAACCCCAACAAGCCGGATCAGGAGGTCCGCATCCCCGCCAAGCGGGTGCCGGACTTCAAACCGGGCCGGATCATGAAGGCCAGGGTGGAGAAGCCCGCCTAG